In Deltaproteobacteria bacterium, a genomic segment contains:
- a CDS encoding CAP domain-containing protein produces MNPPSNPSPPDPDAGGPLNDFQAAMLDLINEARAQSRNCGGNFFPAAPPVGWDTRIESAALNHSIDMAQMRELTHIGSDGSDPGDRLLMEGYDWFTFGENILVGLDNGANVIDNWLNSPAHCAIIMNPVFEEAGVGAAGGIFQGSGAMYWTLDLATEND; encoded by the coding sequence TTGAATCCTCCTTCAAATCCCTCTCCACCTGATCCCGATGCAGGCGGGCCGCTTAATGACTTTCAAGCCGCCATGCTGGACCTGATAAACGAGGCGAGGGCTCAGTCGAGGAATTGCGGCGGCAACTTTTTTCCGGCCGCCCCGCCCGTCGGCTGGGACACGAGGATCGAGAGCGCCGCGCTTAATCACTCAATCGACATGGCCCAAATGAGAGAGCTAACTCACATAGGCTCGGACGGCAGCGACCCGGGCGACAGGCTGCTTATGGAGGGCTATGACTGGTTTACGTTCGGCGAGAACATACTTGTCGGACTCGATAACGGGGCCAATGTAATAGATAACTGGCTCAATTCGCCGGCCCACTGCGCCATAATAATGAACCCTGTTTTTGAGGAAGCGGGCGTCGGAGCGGCCGGGGGGATATTTCAGGGCAGTGGCGCTATGTACTGGACTCTTGACCTCGCGACCGAGAACGACTGA